TCCTTAACTAACAAAATGAGCTGCTGTTTGCTCAAATGCAAACAGTGCTTGCTGCTCTCCACTCCCATGCACCCCCAGCACTCAACCCACGGAACTTAAGAACATGCGTGAAGAGAAGTACAATGAAAGGATCTAACAGTACTGATGAAAGTCTGGCCAAAGATGGGAAATGGACTGAGTAAGGAGCACATGCATCTAGAGCAGCAGGCAAACTTTCACTTCCCTCACATAATCCACAGGTTCACTACGGTTTCCATGTATTTTGTCTGAGTTCATTCTTTTCATGACAGAGTGTAAAGTTTGATTATTAGGCACCTcttgaaaatacagaagaaatgttCAGAGTAAAGCTATCTTACAGCAGTGTGAGCTACCCGCTCTCATCCCTACTTCTTGGACATATGCTGCCTTGTAATTGCAGCAGATGAGTTTTAGAGAGGAAGGCGCATCCTTCTGCACCATCCATATTCATGATGCCCCACTGCAGAAATACTGTGTTTAATTTGGCTCTGAAACCAGCTGTGACATTCAGTAACGATGCAGGAAGACTTCCATTCATTCCTACCTTGCATCTTCCATTCAGCAGTCCACTCTTCATGAGGGAGATGAATACGACAGTAGTAAGAATCAGCTGTGTTTATAATGTTCTGGTCACTTCTAAGTGAATAGAGAACTCCATCCCTGGTTTCCTCTTGATCTGTTTCTTGGACAGATGTATTTCCTTGCGTCCAAGATATACGTGGTGCTGGATAAGTGAGAAAGGCATAGCACTTCAGCATCCTTCCTGTGTCTGTCTTTTGGTATTCCAGTGCATAATAAGAGGAAactgtagatttaaaaaaaaaaaattacaaattcagTCCTACTACTTTCAAAATCGTTTTTAACTTGAAGTGATTGATCTTCTGAAATAACATTGGGAAGAATAAACATAACAGAGCAAAACTTAATCCATGTTTTGATTTCTAAAGAAAGCATAGCACTACTTGCTGTCAATGCCAGGGTCTGTACTGTTCTGAGAAGCTATATAACGTTTTAAAACTCAAGCACAGTACCCAGCTACCGCTCAGAAATCACCACGTAGTAGCTTATGAGAACAAGTGCTGTCTTGTAATTTTTCAACTCACGTTACAACACTTCACCAGAGAAAATGAATTACTTGATAACACCATCAGGCCCAaaaggtgctctgttgggctggAGCATTTTGATTCCATGTGAGAAATAACAGGAGAAAATCTGTTGGTGTAATCCCATTTCCACTGGCACAATCCAAGCACTTCTGATGTTTTACTGACCTCTTACACGCAGTGTGACTTCCACATCCGTTGCAGTTTGCTGTGTTCCCACATAGCACTTATAAAGGCCCTCATCAATCAAAGTCAGGTTACTAAGTTTCAAGGAGGCATTTCCACTAGGAATGTTCTCATGGAAAAGGTGTGTTCTGTCTCTGTAATCTGGGTCTTGTTTTTCCAGATGATCCCTCTGGTAGTAGTAGCTATGCACATTTTTGTCCCCTTTCATCCAGTAAATTACTTCATCATCCCCAGGTGGGAAAGGACAAGGGAGGATGCAATCCTTGGAAAACAGCCCCGTTACTGTTTCCTGTTCTGTAAAACCTAAAGCCCACAAGTACAAAGGAAGAAGTTAAATCTCTTGTCCCTGACAAAAAGAatgctctggcaggcagcacatTCCTACTGAGTGTGCCAACGGCTCTTTCACGGCTTTTCTGTAGCATGAGTCTCTGGGACAGCAAAGGTCTTCACTTGGCTTAACCAATATTATACCACAGAGCTCTGGTCTTTTAACTCGTAATCAGTTTAAGGAGATACCCTGAGTAACCACCTACATATTCAAATCAGCACATCACCACCTTAACACCTGAGCTTCAAATGTGTTTCCAAAAGCACCACTTTCAACACCAAAACCTTTTGAGCTGCAGCTTGCTACTCACTCAAACTTTCATAGCACCGTGTTGCAATGACCTAGGTTAGCAAAAACCCTCACAGAGTGCCCAGCAGTTGTACCATCACAGGAAGAAAGGACACGATGGTGTAACCGACAGGAAGCACAGAACTTCTTCAAACAGCTTCACCACCACAGACAGTGTCAGGGACGTAATTAAGGGGTGGATTCCTCAAAATTAATTCACCTAAGTGGTAGCATCTAATTGTTGTTAATATTTAATTTAGGCCTTGCTGGCATAGAAGaacaattttaaataaatcttATTTAAAACTGACTGCATTAACTTAGCAGTCCATCGTATGGACCTTCTTAGCCAATGCCAGACAACCTGTTAGGCTGGAAGTGAGTGTCCAGCTGCAGATGTCTTCTTGGAAATTTTGATgccctctccagctgcagggcaATTTGGATCACTTTTCCTCAGCCTCCTCAGGGCAAAGTCAACCAATGTACTTCAATCCATTTTCAGTACAAACTGACACCTACTGCCTACTGAGCAGTCACATGATGCTCTCCGCCAGCTGAGCTGTGGGGCAGAATCATGGGCAGGTAACAGTTTGGGTGCTCAGTGGCCATGACCACCCACGCAGCCATCTTCCAAACAGTCGTCTTTTGCTTTGGGAGTGTCTTACATCACCCCAAATTGATTCTTTACCATCAATAAACAgtgttttaattaattatttcccCCTATTAAAAAATGAGTAATAATTGTCTTATTATTTTTCATAAACAATAGAGCTAAAACCTACCCCAAAGTGCAGCACCTATGTGAAATAAATAGATGACAAGAGATGGTATTTTCTGCCCCTTCATGTCTTCCTTGGTTCATAGTAGACTCATGTCAAACTGACAACAtaaaaggaggggagaaaaacctGTTTAAATGCAGGTAAAAGACATATCCTAATTATGTCATTTCCTTTGT
The window above is part of the Opisthocomus hoazin isolate bOpiHoa1 chromosome 1, bOpiHoa1.hap1, whole genome shotgun sequence genome. Proteins encoded here:
- the HHLA2 gene encoding HERV-H LTR-associating protein 2 isoform X1; amino-acid sequence: MKGQKIPSLVIYLFHIGAALWGFTEQETVTGLFSKDCILPCPFPPGDDEVIYWMKGDKNVHSYYYQRDHLEKQDPDYRDRTHLFHENIPSGNASLKLSNLTLIDEGLYKCYVGTQQTATDVEVTLRVRVSSYYALEYQKTDTGRMLKCYAFLTYPAPRISWTQGNTSVQETDQEETRDGVLYSLRSDQNIINTADSYYCRIHLPHEEWTAEWKMQDQLSNVEGNSTAIPCDYSNNTTNTEDFSIVWTLNRNAVISVLASFNGTYHSYQPGVEINQNDFSLMLHDLTTKNSGEYLCNVSTPHHTKLTVRTLQVEKSDNAWKIVLGVTAAVLLVAGVCFWVCFKVCTILGDLFLKVLLNLRYY
- the HHLA2 gene encoding HERV-H LTR-associating protein 2 isoform X2 → MKGQKIPSLVIYLFHIGAALWGFTEQETVTGLFSKDCILPCPFPPGDDEVIYWMKGDKNVHSYYYQRDHLEKQDPDYRDRTHLFHENIPSGNASLKLSNLTLIDEGLYKCYVGTQQTATDVEVTLRVRVSSYYALEYQKTDTGRMLKCYAFLTYPAPRISWTQGNTSVQETDQEETRDGVLYSLRSDQNIINTADSYYCRIHLPHEEWTAEWKMQDQLSNVEGNSTAIPCDYSNNTTNTEDFSIVWTLNRNAVISVLASFNGTYHSYQPGVEINQNDFSLMLHDLTTKNSGEYLCNVSTPHHTKLTVRTLQVEKSDNAWKIVLGVTAAVLLVAGVCFWVCFKKSRRRGVI
- the HHLA2 gene encoding HERV-H LTR-associating protein 2 isoform X3, translated to MKGDKNVHSYYYQRDHLEKQDPDYRDRTHLFHENIPSGNASLKLSNLTLIDEGLYKCYVGTQQTATDVEVTLRVRVSSYYALEYQKTDTGRMLKCYAFLTYPAPRISWTQGNTSVQETDQEETRDGVLYSLRSDQNIINTADSYYCRIHLPHEEWTAEWKMQDQLSNVEGNSTAIPCDYSNNTTNTEDFSIVWTLNRNAVISVLASFNGTYHSYQPGVEINQNDFSLMLHDLTTKNSGEYLCNVSTPHHTKLTVRTLQVEKSDNAWKIVLGVTAAVLLVAGVCFWVCFKVCTILGDLFLKVLLNLRYY